A genomic stretch from Plasmodium cynomolgi strain B DNA, chromosome 8, whole genome shotgun sequence includes:
- a CDS encoding hypothetical protein (putative): MKGNYSYEKSHPGNWNNNGQPINWRKINIKNGRNNDMYNYNVGVNKSSAPHGNPSNDKKKGYVNEEEEEAKGKTAQKNMASYHYVDHGYYNMGNANNVSYGKPSYYNQAYVKFPNGKGAGGNPSAGGGYGGNGYGSYGYAGYGNYGNHGGHNYGYHGGNGNYDYGGYNYGGYDNYEGHPNFSGQYDCYENYNGYGGNGYGGYYGSGYNGSGYNNGSGYNNGSGYYGSGYNNGSGYNNGSGYNNYSSYNNHGGHHQGNHHQGNHHQGNHHPGNHHQGSHHQGNHHQGSHHQGSHHQGNHHQGNNNHASAHDSHNHGANNYGHRSYGAPESSHQPNYYEHGGSKYNHYHYAHIPPIPHKSNEVHVKYNELISDVYYKSSYYLKKNRKYMQRLLKSNCVINIYLVRHMEALHNREVIESTDRARDLIYKDIKNLDCRASEQGKQMCEDLKNDENNRLYQKIMQLYNDSLQKVDFPAASCGEKSGSEKGGGEKGGGEKGGSEKSGSEKSGTDKGAANKGSANNGSANKGAVNPPSNSGAPGASVGSAKKGIFERNSDFVIMSSPLRRCLETMKYYFNFKKNILVYESVREMAGNYFSDQRSKTSDIRKFCEQNFEDYEVVCFGENDILCGEKFRESSDQVYCRCLQFLKMVHALAVNYFASLERDSEEVERAERAEKAEETAEAEEAAKAAKAARGGDVEEDLSGGMDRATGEVVPGGVTSGEVVPSEATSGKVVEKSSEQAQIKREDEVRGDCQGGEVAGGVEVAGGVEVAGGVEVAGGVEVAGGVEVAGGVEVAGGVEVPGGVEVPGGVQAPGGVQPPGGVQPPGGVPAADVQKPPGNGKQTKGEEKKRVYNIVLISHSSFILHFLALLDYFDLDARNFNNCEIRKVAIPLSNTFLFFNNVVNMQLARPLSTNNFPIVFRNKNKVLKKAFKDKNIYTLNTYNDFDELTCQHPCTVVIYQYASLVKEEKYMKYLEKVQNFIDLANKEHEEEEKVFSNGMFKNYVKKEKNHMARSILVTDASKHLLYVQEKNSWEVNKKGFFVGQNVVIIVLPDVEPTASTNNPSKSKDPKEKNNENSVHMENVLQVVKNYNHVQDLIKSKDFWKVIKENIQGLDLNTFQEYLIGKYTKIVRCEEADNVCYLDLCSCLESKTFMNKFQDRCNGYLKRLKERCDAFAYVDLEQECRHINENLLEDMFPREYASGASGRQPGSVSRAGDRINGKEDAALEENTLVRKKFMFIPRRAAVTAKVAVEALFGHSSQGAAGAVGAVAASAAGGAAGGAAAAAAGGDALTLSKNFLQENINTLKSFPQSIQNLNVEMFYRDHFFYFHCLHRFIKSKNKVEGLIISKLLTFLDLLRAFDVSASNKIFQKLTKVEGLIENNTSLDEEDRVVNTYSCDKKSAQANNTSYYDESARKYKSIQALRGRKKGVVDDLNYMRYNLLTVSGGAEHVFILNVLK; the protein is encoded by the exons atgaaaggaaacTATTCATATGAAAAAAGTCACCCCGGTAATTGGAACAACAACGGGCAGCCGATTAActggaggaaaataaatataaaaaatgggaggaatAATGACATGTACAATTATAACGTAGGGGTGAACAAATCTTCGGCACCCCATGGCAACCCAtctaatgataaaaaaaagggttacgtgaatgaggaggaggaagaggctAAAGGTAAGACTGCTCAAAAGAATATGGCCTCTTACCATTACGTAGACCACGGCTACTACAACATGGGGAATGCGAATAACGTGTCGTATGGGAAGCCGAGTTACTACAACCAGGCATACGTGAAGTTTCCGAACGGAAAAGGGGCTGGTGGTAACCCCAGTGCGGGAGGTGGTTACGGCGGCAACGGGTATGGAAGTTACGGCTATGCTGGTTATGGGAACTATGGCAACCATGGGGGTCATAACTACGGATACCACGGTGGGAACGGTAACTACGATTACGGCGGTTACAACTACGGAGGCTACGACAACTACGAGGGGCACCCCAATTTTAGCGGCCAGTACGACTGCTACGAAAATTATAATGGGTATGGTGGCAACGGCTACGGCGGTTACTACGGCAGTGGTTACAACGGAAGCGGATACAATAATGGAAGCGGTTATAACAACGGAAGCGGTTACTACGGCAGTGGTTACAACAACGGCAGCGGTTACAACAACGGCAGCGGTTATAATAACTACAGTAGCTACAACAACCACGGGGGCCACCACCAGGGGAACCATCACCAGGGGAACCACCACCAGGGGAACCATCACCCGGGGAACCATCACCAGGGAAGCCACCACCAGGGGAACCATCACCAGGGAAGCCACCACCAAGGAAGCCACCACCAGGGGAACCACCACCAGGGGAATAATAACCACGCCAGTGCGCACGACTCGCACAATCACGGCGCCAACAATTATGGTCACCGTAGTTACGGCGCCCCGGAGAGCTCCCACCAGCCTAATTATTACGAGCATGGTGGATCCAAGTACAACCATTATCACTACGCGCATATACCCCCAATACCTCACAAGAGCAACGAGGTGCATGTAAAGTACAACGAGCTGATTAGCGATGTGTATTATAAGTCATCgtattacttaaaaaaaaacaggaagtACATGCAAAGGCTGCTAAAATCGAACTGTGtgattaatatatatttggtGAGACACATGGAAGCTTTACATAACAGAGAAGTTATCGAGAGCACGGACAGGGCGAGGGACCTAATTTACAAGGACATAAAGAATTTGGACTGCAGGGCCAGTGAGCAAGGCAAACAGATGTGCGAGGATTTGAAGAATGATGAGAACAACAGGCTCTACCAGAAAATTATGCAGTTGTACAACGACTCTCTGCAGAAGGTGGATTTCCCCGCCGCTTCCTGCGGTGAGAAGAGCGGCAGTGAGAAGGGCGGCGGTGAGAAGGGCGGCGGTGAGAAGGGCGGCAGCGAGAAGAGCGGCAGCGAGAAGAGCGGCACTGATAAGGGCGCTGCTAACAAGGGCTCTGCTAACAATGGCTCTGCTAACAAGGGTGCTGTCAACCCGCCTAGCAACAGCGGTGCCCCTGGTGCTTCCGTTGGTAGTGCGAAGAAGGGCATCTTCGAACGGAACAGCGACTTCGTCATTATGAGCTCCCCCCTGAGGAGGTGCTTGGAAACCATGAAGTACTACtttaactttaaaaaaaatatcctaGTCTACGAGTCCGTGCGAGAAATGGCGGGTAACTACTTTAGCGATCAGAGGTCCAAGACGTCCGACATAAGGAAATTTTGTGAACAGAATTTTGAAGACTATGAGGTGGTCTGCTTTGGAGAAAACGACATTTTGTGTGGAGAGAAATTTAGGGAGTCGTCCGACCAGGTGTACTGTAGGTGCTTGCAGTTTTTGAAGATGGTACATGCGCTGGCTGTGAATTATTTTGCCTCCCTCGAGAGGGACAGCGAGGAGGTAGAAAGGGCAGAAAGGGCAGAAAAGGCAGAGGAGACGGCGGAAGCGGAGGAAGCGGCGAAAGCGGCGAAAGCGGCTAGGGGTGGCGATGTGGAGGAGGACCTGAGCGGCGGCATGGACAGAGCGACTGGAGAGGTGGTGCCCGGTGGGGTGACTTCTGGAGAGGTGGTTCCCAGTGAGGCGACTTCTGGAAAGGTGGTGGAAAAATCGAGCGAACAGGCGCAGATCAAGAGGGAAGACGAAGTGCGAGGGGACTgtcaggggggggaagtagcAGGCGGAGTGGAAGTAGCTGGCGGAGTGGAAGTAGCTGGCGGAGTGGAAGTAGCTGGCGGAGTGGAAGTAGCTGGCGGAGTGGAAGTAGCAGGCGGAGTGGAAGTAGCAGGCGGAGTGGAAGTACCTGGTGGAGTGGAAGTACCTGGTGGAGTGCAAGCACCTGGCGGAGTGCAACCACCTGGCGGAGTGCAACCACCTGGCGGAGTGCCAGCAGCAGATGTGCAGAAGCCCCCAGGGAACGGGAAGCAAaccaagggggaggaaaagaagcgaGTATACAACATCGTACTCATTTCGCACAGCTCgttcattttgcattttctggCCCTCCTGGATTACTTCGACTTGGATGCGAGAAACTTTAACAATTGTGAAATCAGGAAGGTAGCGATCCCCTTGTCAAACAcgttcctcttttttaacaACGTGGTGAATATGCAGCTAGCTAGACCCCTCAGTACCAATAATTTCCCAATAGTCTTtaggaacaaaaataaagttcTGAAAAAAGCAttcaaagataaaaatatatacacccTAAACACGTATAACGACTTCGATGAACTAACGTGTCAACACCCATGTACAGTCGTGATCTATCAATATGCATCTCTGGTAAAGGAggagaaatatatgaaatatttggaaaaggtgcaaaattttatcgATCTTGCGAATAAAGaacatgaagaagaagaaaaagttttCTCCAATGGGATGTTCAAGAACTacgtgaagaaggagaagaaccaTATGGCTAGGAGTATCCTCGTGACAGATGCTAGTAAGCATCTCCTTTATGTACAGGAGAAAAATTCATGGGAAGTTAACAAGAAGGGATTTTTTGTTGGCCAAAATGTAGTTATCATAGTTCTTCCAGATGTAGAACCCACTGCTAGTACTAATAACCCTAGCAAAAGTAAAGacccaaaagaaaaaaataatgaaaattccGTCCACATGGAGAATGTACTCCAGGTTGTAAAGAATTATAACCATGTACAAGACTTGATAAAGTCAAAGGATTTCTGGAAAGTTATcaaagaaaatattcaaGGTTTAGATCTGAATACATTTCAAGAATACCTTATTGGAAAGTATACCAAAATTGTTAGATGTGAGGAAGCAGATAATGTTTGCTACCTCGATTTGTGTAGCTGTTTGGAGAGTAAAacttttatgaataaattcCAAGACAGATGTAATGGCTACTTGAAGCGTTTGAAGGAACGGTGTGATGCTTTTGCTTACGTAGATTTGGAACAGGAATGTAGACATATTAATGAGAACTTACTGGAGGATATGTTTCCTAGGGAGTATGCCTCGGGTGCAAGTGGTCGACAACCCGGCAGTGTCAGTCGTGCTGGAGATAGGATAAACGGTAAGGAGGATGCTGCACTGGAGGAGAATACCTTGGTTAGGAAGAAATTTATGTTCATTCCGAGGAGGGCGGCGGTGACTGCGAAGGTGGCCGTGGAGGCCCTATTTGGCCACTCCAGCCAAGGAGCAGCAGGGGCAGTAGGGGCAGTAGCCGCATCAGCAGCAGGTGGGGCAGCCGGTGGGGCAGCCGCAGCCGCAGCTGGGGGAGACGCCCTAACGTTGAGCAAGAACTTCCTACAGGAAAACATCAACACGTTGAAGTCCTTCCCGCAGTCCATCCAAAATTTGAATGTAGAGATGTTTTATCGggatcactttttttatttccattgtCTGCATCGGTTTATTAAGAGTAAAAACAAAGTGGAGGGTCTCATCATATCTAAGTTGCTAACCTTTCTGGATTTGTTGAGAGCCTTCGATGTGAGTGCAtcgaataaaatttttcagaAATTAACCAAGGTGGAGGGCCTGATCGAGAACAACACCAGTTTAGACGAGGAGGACCGGGTGGTCAACACTTACTCCTGTGATAAGAAGAGCGCCCAGGCGAATAACACCTCGTACTATGACGAGTCCGCGAGGAAGTACAAGTCGATCCAGGCTTTGCGAG gaaggaagaagggagTTGTGGACGACCTAAATTACATGCGTTACAATCTCCTCACCGTTTCCGGAGGAGCAGAGCACGTGTTCATTTTGAATGTCCTGAAGTAG